In one Thioclava sp. ES.031 genomic region, the following are encoded:
- a CDS encoding efflux RND transporter periplasmic adaptor subunit, protein MCIGRMTRRAALGMLLAGGVAAQALAQGMPGGAQGATEVGVMQVETQSVPYTVTLPGRAVAYEQTDIRPRVAGTIASIDYEAGHKVATGDALFHIDDDTYQAELTAAEAEKASADANVQAAQSQVDRYTKLEKTSISVSDLETARVALAQAKASALSAEADLQTAQLNLDRTVIRSPIDGYPDVANVSVGSLVTANQSDALTTVTRLDPIYVDVSESAARIMRVRQRIDQGTLQRGDQLKVSLLLETGAEYDGTGTLVSPGATVSATTGTVDFRFKFDNPNRLILPGQFLRAKITLGTTQAILVPQRATTREGDGSLSAFIAADGTAKKVTLTTAGTYQNAWIVTDGIESGDQVILDGLKNLRDGAEIKTVPVTINAQGVVKDATDSSADTAKAE, encoded by the coding sequence ATGTGTATTGGTCGGATGACGCGGCGCGCCGCGCTTGGGATGCTGCTTGCGGGCGGGGTCGCCGCGCAGGCGCTGGCGCAGGGAATGCCGGGCGGCGCACAAGGCGCGACCGAGGTCGGCGTGATGCAGGTCGAGACGCAATCCGTACCCTATACCGTCACCCTGCCGGGCCGCGCCGTGGCCTATGAGCAGACCGATATCCGCCCGCGTGTCGCGGGCACCATCGCCTCTATCGACTACGAGGCGGGCCACAAGGTCGCGACGGGCGATGCGCTGTTTCACATCGACGATGACACCTATCAGGCGGAGCTGACCGCAGCCGAGGCCGAGAAGGCGAGCGCCGACGCCAATGTGCAGGCCGCGCAATCGCAGGTGGACCGCTACACCAAGCTGGAGAAGACCTCGATCTCCGTGAGCGATCTGGAGACGGCGAGGGTCGCGCTTGCACAGGCGAAAGCTTCCGCGCTGAGTGCCGAGGCCGATCTGCAGACCGCGCAGCTCAATCTCGACCGCACGGTGATCCGCTCGCCCATCGACGGCTACCCGGATGTGGCGAACGTCTCGGTGGGCTCGCTGGTCACGGCGAACCAGTCCGACGCGCTGACCACGGTGACGCGGCTCGATCCGATCTATGTCGATGTCTCGGAAAGCGCCGCGCGGATCATGCGGGTGCGCCAGCGCATCGATCAGGGCACGCTTCAACGCGGCGATCAGCTGAAGGTCTCGCTGTTGCTCGAGACCGGCGCGGAATATGACGGCACTGGCACGCTTGTCAGCCCCGGTGCGACGGTGTCCGCGACCACCGGCACGGTTGATTTCCGGTTCAAGTTCGACAATCCCAACCGGCTGATCCTGCCGGGCCAGTTCCTGCGCGCGAAGATCACCTTGGGCACGACGCAGGCGATCCTCGTGCCGCAGCGCGCGACGACTCGGGAAGGGGACGGGTCGCTCTCGGCCTTCATCGCTGCGGATGGCACGGCGAAGAAGGTGACGCTGACGACGGCGGGCACCTATCAGAACGCATGGATCGTGACCGACGGCATCGAGAGCGGCGATCAGGTGATCCTCGACGGGCTGAAGAACCTGCGCGACGGGGCCGAGATCAAGACGGTGCCGGTGACGATCAACGCGCAGGGCGTGGTGAAGGATGCCACGGATAGCTCCGCCGACACGGCGAAGGCGGAGTGA
- a CDS encoding efflux RND transporter permease subunit produces MIRFFIHRPVFAIVLALVTMLAGGYAITRLPVSQYPEVAPTTIRISASYSGATAQAVENSVTTPIEDSLTGLDGLLYMESTSNQGSSRLTLTFDGSVDPIDAENEVQTKIRKVENSLPDAVQTSGVSVSRSSSDILMVGALVSTDGKYSTVELGNILDTEVKGAIERTTGVGGINVFGSGYAMRVWLDPYKLEQYQLTPTDVTSAVQAQNTTVSVGSLGDLPTTEGQQFTATITAQSQLTSVEQFEKILLKTEADGSAVYLGDVARIEIGQEDYGSNSRFNGMNAAGFGVNLANGANAVDTASSVRATLDRMSSSLPEGVKFQIAYDTSPFVQLSIEKVYHTLAEAIVLVLLVILVFLQKWRATLIPIVAVPVVLLGTFAVLLVAGYSINTLTMFAMVLAIGLLVDDAIVVVENVERVMEEEGLSPLKATEKSMSQITGALIGVALVLSAVFLPMAFFPGSTGVIYRQFSVTIITAMVLSAVVALILTPALAAKLLRPSTGRAIAPARAFNTGFAKMQGGYASAVARIVRKPFLMALVLVLVLAGAWGVMTRLPSSFLPQEDQGVLMAMVNLSEGSTTAQTSDVVDQITQYLLTQEKSDVASVFATLGFSFGGGGQNTAMVFAKLKDFDDRTGADQTAAAISGRANAHFAGLRAGQVFFLQPPAIRGIGNSSGFQMYLVDQGNNGTTALKEAGEQLVAEAKSDSRLTNVRVSGDENKAALQLDIDQQKAESFGLTLSNLNSMLSVIFSGRSVNDFDLNGNLRPVIVQADAPYRMQPEDIDTWYARNASGEMVPFSSFATTKWVSVAPKLSRYDAANAIEISGQASDSASSGAAMDAMEQLVSDLPGGYAVAWTGLSYQERQSGDQAPYLYALSVLVVFLCLAALYESWSIPLSVMLAVPVGVLGALVSAWVFGQSNDVYFKVGILTTIGLAAKNAILIVEFAKNLEAEGKELIPATIEAARLRLRPILMTSLAFMLGVVPLAIATGAGASAQNAIGIGVLGGMAAATFIGVFMVPAFYVLIRKLTPGR; encoded by the coding sequence ATGATCCGTTTCTTTATCCATCGCCCCGTCTTCGCGATCGTGCTTGCGCTGGTGACGATGCTCGCCGGTGGCTACGCGATCACCCGGCTGCCCGTTTCGCAATACCCGGAAGTCGCGCCGACCACGATCCGCATCTCGGCCAGCTATTCCGGGGCGACCGCGCAGGCGGTCGAGAACTCGGTGACGACCCCGATCGAGGACTCGCTGACCGGGCTCGACGGGTTGCTCTACATGGAGAGTACCTCCAATCAGGGCTCGTCGCGGCTGACGCTGACCTTCGACGGTTCGGTCGATCCGATCGACGCCGAGAACGAGGTGCAGACCAAGATCCGCAAGGTCGAGAATTCGCTGCCCGATGCGGTGCAGACCTCCGGGGTGAGCGTGTCGCGCTCCTCCTCGGATATCCTGATGGTCGGCGCGCTGGTCTCGACCGATGGGAAATATTCGACCGTCGAGCTGGGCAACATTCTGGACACCGAAGTGAAAGGCGCGATCGAGCGCACCACGGGCGTGGGCGGGATCAACGTCTTTGGCTCGGGCTACGCGATGCGGGTCTGGCTCGATCCTTATAAGCTCGAACAATATCAGCTGACGCCGACCGACGTGACCTCGGCGGTGCAGGCGCAGAACACGACCGTCTCGGTCGGCTCTCTCGGTGATCTGCCCACCACCGAGGGCCAGCAATTCACCGCGACCATCACCGCGCAGAGCCAGCTGACTTCGGTCGAGCAGTTCGAGAAGATCCTGCTGAAGACCGAGGCGGACGGCTCGGCGGTCTATCTGGGCGACGTGGCGCGGATCGAGATCGGGCAGGAGGATTACGGCAGCAACTCCAGGTTCAACGGGATGAATGCGGCGGGGTTCGGCGTGAACCTCGCGAACGGCGCGAATGCGGTGGATACCGCGTCTTCGGTGCGCGCGACGCTGGACCGGATGTCGTCGTCGCTGCCCGAAGGCGTCAAGTTCCAGATCGCCTACGACACCTCGCCCTTCGTGCAGCTTTCCATCGAGAAGGTCTATCACACGCTGGCCGAGGCAATCGTGCTGGTGCTGCTGGTGATCCTCGTCTTCTTGCAGAAATGGCGCGCGACGCTGATCCCGATCGTCGCGGTTCCCGTGGTGCTGCTGGGCACATTCGCGGTGCTGCTGGTCGCGGGCTATTCGATCAACACGCTGACCATGTTCGCGATGGTGCTGGCGATCGGTCTGCTGGTCGATGACGCGATCGTCGTGGTGGAGAATGTCGAGCGTGTGATGGAGGAGGAGGGGCTCAGCCCCCTCAAAGCCACCGAGAAGAGCATGTCGCAGATCACCGGCGCGCTGATCGGGGTGGCGCTGGTGCTGTCGGCGGTGTTCCTGCCGATGGCCTTCTTCCCGGGCTCGACGGGGGTGATCTACCGACAGTTCTCGGTGACGATCATCACGGCGATGGTGCTGTCCGCCGTGGTTGCGCTGATCCTGACGCCTGCGCTGGCGGCAAAGCTGCTGCGGCCTTCGACGGGTCGCGCGATTGCGCCTGCGCGCGCCTTCAACACGGGCTTCGCGAAGATGCAGGGCGGCTACGCCAGCGCGGTGGCCCGTATCGTGCGTAAACCTTTCCTGATGGCGCTGGTTCTCGTGCTGGTCTTGGCGGGCGCGTGGGGCGTGATGACCCGGCTGCCCTCGTCCTTCCTGCCGCAGGAAGATCAGGGCGTGCTGATGGCGATGGTGAACCTGTCCGAGGGGTCGACCACGGCGCAGACCTCGGATGTGGTCGACCAGATCACGCAATACTTGCTGACGCAGGAGAAATCCGACGTAGCCTCGGTCTTCGCGACGCTCGGGTTTTCCTTTGGCGGCGGTGGGCAGAACACCGCGATGGTCTTCGCCAAGCTGAAGGATTTCGACGACCGCACCGGCGCGGATCAGACCGCTGCCGCCATCTCGGGCCGGGCCAATGCGCATTTCGCGGGGCTGCGCGCGGGGCAGGTCTTCTTCCTGCAACCGCCCGCGATCCGCGGTATCGGCAACTCCTCGGGTTTCCAGATGTATCTGGTGGATCAGGGGAATAATGGCACGACGGCGCTTAAGGAGGCGGGCGAGCAGCTCGTGGCCGAAGCGAAATCCGACAGCCGTCTGACCAATGTCCGCGTCAGCGGCGACGAGAACAAGGCGGCACTGCAGCTCGATATCGACCAGCAGAAGGCCGAAAGCTTCGGACTGACGCTGAGCAATCTCAATTCGATGCTCTCGGTGATCTTCAGCGGCAGATCGGTGAACGACTTCGACCTCAACGGCAATCTGCGCCCGGTGATCGTGCAGGCGGACGCGCCCTACCGGATGCAGCCGGAGGATATCGACACTTGGTATGCGCGCAACGCGTCGGGCGAGATGGTGCCGTTCTCCTCCTTCGCGACGACGAAATGGGTCTCGGTCGCGCCGAAATTGTCGCGCTATGACGCGGCCAATGCGATCGAGATCTCGGGTCAGGCCTCGGACAGCGCAAGCTCCGGCGCGGCGATGGACGCGATGGAGCAGCTGGTCTCCGATCTGCCCGGCGGCTACGCGGTCGCCTGGACGGGGCTGAGCTATCAGGAACGCCAGTCGGGCGATCAGGCGCCCTATCTCTATGCGCTCTCGGTGCTGGTGGTCTTCCTCTGCCTTGCCGCGCTGTACGAGAGTTGGTCGATCCCGCTCTCGGTGATGCTCGCCGTGCCGGTGGGCGTTCTGGGGGCGCTGGTCTCGGCCTGGGTCTTCGGGCAGTCGAATGACGTCTACTTCAAGGTGGGCATCCTCACGACGATCGGTCTGGCGGCGAAGAACGCGATCCTGATCGTGGAATTCGCCAAGAACCTGGAGGCCGAGGGCAAGGAGCTGATCCCCGCGACCATCGAGGCGGCCCGGCTGCGCCTGCGCCCGATCCTGATGACCTCGCTCGCCTTCATGCTGGGCGTGGTGCCGCTGGCGATCGCGACCGGGGCAGGGGCGTCGGCGCAGAACGCGATCGGCATCGGCGTGCTGGGCGGCATGGCGGCGGCGACCTTCATCGGCGTCTTCATGGTGCCCGCCTTCTACGTCCTGATCCGCAAGCTCACGCCGGGGCGCTGA
- a CDS encoding PLDc N-terminal domain-containing protein yields the protein MLSMIGGLVVLILDIWAIVSILGSGESTGKKVLWILLIVILPIIGFIIWLLVGPKGAKATV from the coding sequence ATGCTGAGCATGATCGGGGGCCTCGTCGTCCTCATCCTCGATATCTGGGCCATCGTGTCGATCCTTGGCTCGGGCGAATCCACCGGCAAGAAAGTGCTGTGGATCCTGTTGATCGTCATCCTGCCGATTATCGGCTTCATCATCTGGCTGCTCGTCGGGCCGAAAGGCGCCAAGGCGACAGTCTGA
- a CDS encoding FMN-binding glutamate synthase family protein: MNSIIRNIVPLGSLLMSVLALALAVWISPWWLILLLVTVPLLALGLYDYFQKDWTITRNYPGAARIRWLAYDLRPFLRAYIVEGDLEGKPYPYEARNLVHARARGETDTHPFGTERDVAGAEYQWVNHSIAPAEHPDKSPRITVGNDQCAKPYSASVLNISAMSFGALSANAVEALNLGAKLGGFYHDTGEGGFSPYHQSHGGDIVWELGSGYFGARDDAGNFDPELFAEQASRDQVKMTEIKLSQGAKPGHGGLLPAAKVTEEIAETRKVPAHQDCLSPRGHKAFSTPAQMMEFAARMRELSGGKPVGIKLCIGQPHEAFAVVKAMQKTGIYPDFVVVDGAEGGTGAAPLELSDHVGMPLIDGLVLMRNALVGAGVKDKVRLAASGKVYSGYGLAQNLAIGADWCNAARAFMFSIGCIQAQRCHLGTCPTGVTTQDKSRQRGLVPEVQGPRAARFHAKTLEALADIVAAAGLEHPSALQPHHIVHRTAVREARTIDKIYPFLPANILNDDPGSTDYADWWEAADADSFKPRIDLDAKRTSLHHKADLKEA, from the coding sequence ATGAACAGCATCATCCGCAACATCGTCCCCCTCGGCTCGCTCTTGATGTCTGTGCTGGCGCTCGCGCTGGCCGTCTGGATCAGCCCTTGGTGGCTGATCCTTTTGCTTGTGACGGTGCCGCTTCTGGCGCTTGGCCTCTACGACTATTTCCAGAAGGATTGGACGATCACGCGCAACTATCCGGGAGCGGCGCGCATCCGCTGGCTCGCCTATGATCTGCGGCCCTTCCTGCGGGCCTATATCGTCGAGGGCGATCTGGAGGGCAAACCCTACCCCTACGAGGCACGCAACCTCGTCCATGCCCGCGCGCGCGGCGAGACCGACACCCACCCTTTCGGCACCGAGCGCGACGTGGCGGGCGCCGAATACCAATGGGTGAACCACTCGATCGCACCCGCCGAACATCCCGACAAAAGCCCCCGCATCACGGTCGGCAACGACCAATGCGCGAAGCCCTATTCGGCCTCGGTGCTCAATATCTCGGCCATGTCCTTTGGTGCGCTGTCGGCCAATGCGGTCGAGGCGCTGAACCTTGGGGCGAAGCTTGGCGGGTTCTACCACGACACGGGCGAAGGAGGCTTCTCGCCCTATCACCAGAGCCACGGTGGCGACATCGTCTGGGAACTGGGCTCGGGCTATTTCGGGGCGCGCGACGATGCGGGGAATTTCGACCCGGAGCTGTTTGCCGAGCAGGCCAGCCGCGATCAGGTCAAGATGACCGAGATCAAGCTGAGCCAAGGCGCGAAACCCGGCCATGGCGGGTTGCTGCCTGCCGCGAAAGTCACCGAGGAGATTGCCGAGACCCGCAAGGTGCCCGCGCATCAGGACTGCCTGTCTCCGCGCGGCCACAAGGCGTTTTCGACGCCCGCGCAGATGATGGAATTCGCAGCAAGGATGCGTGAGCTGTCGGGTGGCAAACCGGTGGGCATCAAGCTGTGCATCGGCCAGCCGCATGAGGCCTTCGCGGTCGTGAAAGCGATGCAGAAGACCGGCATCTATCCCGATTTCGTCGTGGTGGACGGGGCCGAGGGCGGTACCGGGGCGGCGCCGCTGGAGCTGTCGGATCATGTGGGCATGCCGCTGATCGACGGGCTGGTGCTGATGCGCAACGCGCTGGTCGGCGCGGGCGTGAAGGACAAGGTGCGGCTGGCGGCGTCCGGCAAGGTCTATTCCGGCTATGGGCTGGCACAGAACCTCGCGATCGGGGCGGATTGGTGCAATGCCGCGCGGGCCTTCATGTTCTCGATCGGCTGCATTCAGGCGCAGCGGTGCCACTTGGGGACCTGCCCGACCGGGGTGACGACGCAGGACAAGAGCCGTCAGCGTGGCCTCGTGCCCGAGGTGCAGGGCCCCCGCGCGGCGCGCTTTCATGCCAAGACGCTGGAGGCGCTTGCCGACATCGTCGCCGCCGCCGGGCTGGAGCATCCGAGCGCGCTGCAGCCGCATCATATCGTGCACCGCACTGCCGTGCGCGAGGCCCGCACCATCGACAAGATCTATCCCTTCCTGCCCGCCAATATCCTCAACGACGATCCGGGCAGTACCGATTACGCGGACTGGTGGGAAGCGGCCGATGCCGACAGCTTCAAGCCGCGCATCGACCTCGATGCCAAGCGCACCAGCCTGCATCACAAAGCCGATTTGAAAGAGGCCTGA
- a CDS encoding thiamine pyrophosphate-dependent enzyme — translation MSKSVSDIIAETLVSAGAQRVYGIVGDTINHFTDAVRRSDLSWVHVRHEEVGALAAGGESYMTGELSVCAGTTGPGSLHFVNGIFESHRNGAPVVLIASNIERAEEGLGFPQEVDQKKIYEQASVFCERISHPDQARRITAQAAQAALTKGGVAVVIVNGDMFRETSTDDLQWAVHRPQPVMRPSDADLDALAGMIAEAERITIYAGIGARGAAGQIRALSERLAAPVAHTTRAKEFIEPDMPNNVGMTGILGNRAGMEAMGDCDLLLCLGSDFAYTQFYPGKAKIVQLDIDPTRLGRRAPIHLGLAGDVGDTIDALLPRLAPRETGRHLDRALKAYADDLKGYLESAEEPDPSLIHPQHLTELLDRFAAKDAIFTADGGSPMVWLLRHLSANGERRFLTSLLHGTMANAYPQALGIQEAYPERQVIAMCGDGGMTMLMGDLLTLVQEKLPVKLVVYNNASLGFVEMEQRVEGMLDAFTELHNPDFGAMARAIGMEGMRVESASDLEGAVRDWLAAPGPALLDVKVNRMELVMPPKIKPAQMGSTALFGVKAVLNGRADEVVSLMRDNFLR, via the coding sequence ATGAGCAAGAGCGTATCTGACATCATCGCCGAAACCCTCGTTTCGGCGGGGGCGCAGCGCGTCTACGGGATCGTGGGCGACACGATCAATCATTTCACCGATGCGGTGCGCCGCTCGGACCTGAGCTGGGTCCATGTGCGCCACGAAGAGGTCGGCGCGCTCGCGGCGGGTGGCGAGAGCTACATGACCGGGGAGCTGTCGGTCTGCGCGGGGACCACCGGGCCGGGCAGCCTGCATTTCGTGAACGGCATTTTCGAGAGCCACCGCAACGGCGCGCCCGTGGTGCTGATCGCCTCCAATATCGAGCGCGCGGAGGAGGGCTTGGGCTTCCCGCAGGAGGTCGATCAGAAGAAGATCTACGAACAGGCTTCGGTGTTCTGCGAACGGATCAGCCATCCCGATCAGGCGCGCCGGATCACCGCGCAGGCGGCGCAGGCGGCGCTGACCAAGGGCGGCGTCGCGGTGGTCATCGTCAATGGCGATATGTTCCGCGAGACGTCGACGGACGATCTGCAATGGGCGGTGCATCGCCCTCAGCCGGTGATGCGCCCCTCCGATGCCGATCTCGACGCGTTGGCCGGCATGATCGCCGAGGCCGAACGGATCACGATCTACGCGGGTATCGGCGCGCGCGGGGCAGCGGGCCAAATCCGGGCGCTGTCGGAGCGGCTCGCGGCCCCGGTCGCGCATACGACGCGGGCGAAGGAATTCATCGAGCCGGACATGCCCAACAATGTCGGTATGACCGGGATTCTGGGCAATCGCGCGGGCATGGAGGCGATGGGCGACTGCGATCTGCTGCTCTGTCTGGGCAGCGATTTCGCCTATACGCAGTTCTATCCCGGCAAGGCCAAGATCGTGCAGCTCGACATCGATCCCACCCGGCTGGGCCGCCGCGCGCCGATCCATCTGGGACTTGCGGGCGATGTCGGCGATACGATCGACGCGCTGCTGCCGCGCCTTGCCCCGCGCGAGACCGGCAGACATCTCGACCGGGCGCTGAAAGCCTATGCCGATGATCTCAAGGGGTATCTGGAAAGCGCGGAAGAACCCGACCCGAGCCTGATCCACCCGCAGCACCTGACCGAGCTGCTCGACCGGTTCGCGGCGAAGGATGCGATCTTCACCGCAGATGGCGGCTCGCCGATGGTCTGGCTGCTGCGTCACCTCAGTGCCAATGGCGAGCGGCGTTTCCTGACCTCGCTGCTGCACGGCACGATGGCCAATGCCTATCCGCAGGCGCTTGGCATTCAGGAGGCCTACCCCGAGCGTCAGGTGATCGCGATGTGCGGCGATGGCGGGATGACCATGCTGATGGGCGATCTGCTGACGCTGGTGCAGGAGAAGCTGCCGGTGAAGCTCGTGGTCTATAACAACGCCTCGCTGGGCTTTGTGGAGATGGAACAGCGGGTCGAGGGGATGCTCGACGCCTTCACCGAGCTGCACAATCCCGATTTCGGCGCGATGGCGCGGGCGATCGGGATGGAAGGGATGCGGGTCGAGAGCGCGAGCGACCTCGAAGGCGCGGTGCGCGACTGGCTCGCCGCTCCGGGGCCTGCGCTGCTCGATGTGAAGGTGAACCGGATGGAGCTGGTGATGCCGCCGAAGATCAAACCGGCACAGATGGGCTCGACCGCGCTCTTCGGCGTGAAGGCGGTGCTCAACGGGCGTGCCGATGAGGTGGTTTCGCTGATGCGCGACAATTTTCTGCGCTGA
- a CDS encoding fructosamine kinase family protein: protein MDETARILAEAARLLEITPRRAEPLAGGDLSPVLALDLPTGERVIVKGGPHPDIEARMLLALAEAGARVPKVIAASPICLVMEALPQSGGLRGAGWLELGEALLRQHRAPGAPEEAPYGWPDDYAFGPVPIPNAARPTWPEFWAEARLRPSLPELPVPLARRVETLAAQIDEHLPPRPFPSLLHGDLWAGNVLADRGHLSGLIDPACYYGDGEVDLAMLHLFGAPGPEFAAGYGTLEPGWQARRTIYQLWPALVHLRLFGSGYHGMVAGLLDRSGV from the coding sequence ATGGACGAAACGGCGCGGATATTGGCAGAGGCCGCGCGCCTGCTGGAAATCACGCCGCGACGGGCCGAGCCGCTGGCGGGCGGCGACCTGAGCCCGGTGCTGGCGCTGGACCTGCCGACCGGAGAGCGGGTGATCGTGAAGGGCGGTCCGCACCCCGATATCGAGGCGAGGATGCTGCTGGCGCTGGCTGAGGCGGGGGCGCGCGTGCCGAAGGTGATTGCGGCGTCTCCGATCTGCCTCGTGATGGAAGCCCTGCCGCAGAGCGGTGGGCTGCGGGGCGCGGGGTGGCTGGAACTGGGCGAGGCGCTCTTGCGCCAACACCGTGCGCCGGGGGCACCGGAAGAGGCGCCCTACGGCTGGCCCGACGATTACGCCTTCGGCCCGGTGCCGATCCCGAACGCAGCGCGCCCGACATGGCCCGAGTTCTGGGCCGAGGCACGGCTGCGCCCGTCGCTGCCCGAACTGCCCGTGCCACTCGCGCGCCGTGTCGAAACGCTCGCCGCGCAGATCGACGAGCATCTGCCGCCGCGCCCGTTCCCGTCTTTGCTGCATGGCGATCTCTGGGCGGGGAATGTGCTGGCCGATCGGGGGCATCTGAGCGGGCTGATCGACCCGGCCTGCTATTACGGCGACGGCGAGGTCGATCTCGCAATGCTCCATCTCTTCGGCGCGCCCGGGCCGGAATTCGCCGCTGGCTACGGCACGCTTGAACCCGGCTGGCAGGCGCGCCGGACGATCTATCAGCTCTGGCCCGCGCTGGTGCATCTGCGCCTGTTCGGTTCGGGCTATCACGGGATGGTGGCGGGGCTCTTGGACCGGAGCGGCGTTTGA
- the ilvD gene encoding dihydroxy-acid dehydratase — MAFYRSRRSTHGRNMAGARGLWRATGMTDDDFGKPIIAVVNSFTQFVPGHVHLKDLGQMVAREIESAGGVAKEFNTIAVDDGIAMGHDGMLYSLPSREVIADSVEYMVNAHCADAMVCISNCDKITPGMMMAAMRLNIPVIFVSGGPMEAGKEGAEIIGHDLDLVDAMVAAADDKYSDEDVLAIEKAACPTCGSCSGMFTANSMNCLAEALGLALPGNGSMLATHADRKELFLEAGRKIVEITRRHYELEDKGLLPREIATFEAFENAMSLDIAMGGSTNTVLHLLAIAHEGKVDFTMEDIDRLSRKVPVFCKVAPAKQDVHMEDVHRAGGIMGILGEMNRAGLIHQDVRTVHSETMAEALSKWDVMVANDDATDQFYRAAPGGVRTTQAFSTENRYKELDRDRENGVIRTAEHAFSQDGGLAVLYGNIAEQGCIVKTAGVDDSILKFSGPAKVFESQDDAVSGILTGKVVEGEVVIIRYEGPRGGPGMQEMLYPTSYLKSKGLGAKCALLTDGRFSGGTSGLSIGHVSPEAEEGGTIGLVETGDIIEIDIPNRTINLAVADNVLAARREAMGPLPWKPAEPRKRAVSTALKAYALLASSAAKGGVRILPE; from the coding sequence ATGGCCTTTTATCGTTCCCGTAGATCCACCCATGGCCGCAACATGGCGGGTGCGCGCGGTCTGTGGCGCGCCACCGGCATGACCGATGACGACTTCGGCAAGCCGATCATCGCGGTCGTGAACTCCTTCACGCAGTTCGTGCCCGGTCACGTCCACCTCAAGGATCTTGGCCAGATGGTCGCGCGCGAGATCGAGAGCGCGGGCGGTGTCGCGAAGGAATTCAACACCATCGCCGTCGATGACGGGATCGCGATGGGCCATGACGGGATGCTCTATTCGCTGCCCTCGCGCGAAGTGATCGCGGACTCCGTGGAATACATGGTCAACGCGCATTGCGCCGATGCGATGGTCTGTATCTCGAACTGCGACAAGATTACCCCCGGCATGATGATGGCCGCGATGCGCCTGAACATCCCGGTGATCTTCGTCTCGGGTGGCCCGATGGAGGCCGGCAAGGAAGGCGCGGAGATCATCGGTCACGACCTCGATCTGGTCGATGCGATGGTGGCTGCGGCCGACGACAAATATTCCGACGAGGACGTGCTGGCGATCGAGAAGGCCGCGTGCCCGACCTGCGGGTCGTGCTCGGGCATGTTCACCGCGAACTCGATGAACTGTCTGGCCGAGGCGCTGGGTCTGGCGCTGCCGGGCAATGGCTCGATGCTGGCGACGCATGCCGACCGCAAAGAGCTGTTCCTCGAAGCAGGCCGCAAGATCGTCGAGATCACGCGCCGCCATTACGAGCTGGAAGACAAGGGCCTGCTGCCGCGCGAAATCGCGACGTTTGAAGCCTTCGAGAACGCGATGAGCCTCGATATCGCGATGGGCGGGTCCACCAACACGGTGCTGCACCTGCTGGCGATCGCGCATGAGGGCAAGGTCGACTTCACGATGGAAGACATCGACCGCCTGTCGCGCAAGGTTCCCGTGTTCTGCAAAGTCGCGCCGGCGAAGCAGGACGTCCACATGGAAGACGTGCACCGCGCGGGCGGCATCATGGGCATCCTTGGCGAGATGAACCGCGCCGGGCTGATCCATCAAGATGTGCGCACCGTGCATTCCGAAACGATGGCCGAGGCGCTGTCGAAATGGGACGTGATGGTCGCCAATGACGACGCGACCGACCAGTTCTACCGCGCCGCCCCGGGCGGCGTGCGTACGACCCAGGCCTTCTCGACCGAGAACCGCTACAAGGAGCTCGACCGCGACCGCGAAAACGGCGTGATCCGCACCGCGGAACATGCCTTCTCGCAGGATGGCGGTCTGGCGGTGCTCTACGGCAATATCGCCGAGCAGGGCTGCATCGTGAAAACCGCAGGTGTCGATGACTCGATCCTGAAATTCTCGGGCCCCGCGAAAGTGTTCGAGAGCCAGGACGACGCGGTGTCGGGCATCCTGACCGGCAAGGTCGTCGAGGGCGAAGTGGTCATCATCCGCTACGAGGGCCCGCGCGGCGGTCCGGGGATGCAGGAAATGCTCTACCCGACCTCCTACCTCAAATCGAAGGGCCTCGGTGCGAAATGCGCGCTGCTGACCGACGGGCGGTTCTCGGGCGGCACTTCGGGGCTCTCGATCGGCCATGTCAGCCCGGAAGCGGAAGAAGGCGGTACGATCGGCCTCGTCGAGACCGGCGACATCATCGAGATCGACATCCCGAACCGCACGATCAACCTCGCCGTGGCCGACAATGTTCTGGCCGCGCGGCGCGAGGCGATGGGGCCGTTGCCGTGGAAACCGGCAGAGCCGCGCAAGCGCGCCGTCTCCACCGCGCTCAAGGCCTATGCGCTGCTGGCCAGCTCGGCGGCGAAGGGCGGCGTGCGCATCCTGCCCGAGTGA